One segment of Streptomyces sp. NBC_01463 DNA contains the following:
- a CDS encoding TetR/AcrR family transcriptional regulator C-terminal domain-containing protein, translating to MAGRTQGTSAGLDRGRIARASVALVDRDGLERFGVRRLAQELGVDPMSIYHHIKGKAALLDAASEAVLDEVAAATDEDTAGEWEDVARRTAHAYRDMAYRHPRVFPLLVTRAQTSPVAITALERLVTAMRAAGLPDRVVADAPMVLFSFLNGHLLARTGDGPEGPAPVPAFDAGAHPSLAALAPFMDGFGSVTEFDRMLDTVLGGIRGRAAG from the coding sequence GTGGCCGGACGAACCCAGGGGACCTCGGCGGGACTCGACCGCGGGCGCATCGCCCGCGCCTCCGTCGCGCTGGTCGACCGCGACGGGCTGGAGCGCTTCGGCGTGCGGCGGCTCGCTCAGGAGCTCGGGGTCGACCCGATGTCGATCTACCACCACATCAAGGGCAAGGCGGCCCTCCTGGACGCGGCGTCCGAGGCGGTGCTCGACGAGGTGGCGGCCGCCACGGACGAGGACACGGCCGGCGAGTGGGAGGACGTCGCCCGCCGGACGGCGCACGCCTACCGCGACATGGCCTACCGGCACCCCCGGGTGTTCCCGCTGCTGGTGACGCGCGCCCAGACCTCACCGGTCGCCATCACCGCCCTGGAGCGGCTGGTCACCGCGATGCGTGCGGCCGGCCTGCCCGACCGGGTGGTCGCGGACGCGCCGATGGTGCTGTTCAGCTTCCTCAACGGGCACCTACTGGCGCGCACCGGCGACGGGCCCGAGGGCCCGGCTCCGGTGCCCGCGTTCGACGCCGGGGCCCATCCGTCCCTGGCCGCCCTCGCCCCCTTCATGGACGGCTTCGGGTCCGTGACGGAGTTCGACCGGATGCTCGACACCGTGCTCGGCGGGATCAGGGGCCGGGCCGCGGGCTAG
- a CDS encoding oligopeptide:H+ symporter produces MASSLTKDPASTAGGEKTFFGHPRGLATLFMTEMWERYSFYGMKALLPLYLIAPGGMHMSATTATAIYSVYMAMVYLLAMPGGWMADRFWGPRKTVAIGGGVVILGHITLAVPNSATFFAGLVLVALGSGLLKANISTMVGHLYKGPEDPRRDGGFTLFYIGINIGAFLAPLTIGTVGENVNWHFGFALAAIGMALGLAQFMLGTRHLSPESDVVSTPATEQEKRSVLRKGLVWLIVAGVFYTLLAVTGNFADWALLPITVAGLIIPVAVLVRMKRDKELTTTEQSKLSGYIWFFVVAAVFWMIYDQNGSTLSIFGENSTTNTLFGFDFPTSWYQSLNPVFIMAIAPVVASGWLWLNKRGKEPSTAVKFASSLVLIGISFVVFMIPLIDTAANGGRVSPMWLVAIYFIQTVAELCLSPVGLSVTTKMAPAKYSSQMMGVWFLAVTAGDSVTGLLTSPQLGVDLNTTGAVAFEAVLAVIAGVGIWMYRRKVTQHMSDAG; encoded by the coding sequence ATGGCGTCCAGCCTGACGAAGGACCCGGCGAGCACCGCGGGCGGCGAGAAGACGTTCTTCGGCCACCCCCGCGGCCTGGCCACGCTCTTCATGACCGAGATGTGGGAGCGGTACAGCTTCTACGGCATGAAGGCGCTGCTCCCGCTCTACCTGATCGCGCCCGGTGGCATGCACATGAGCGCCACCACCGCGACGGCGATCTACTCCGTCTACATGGCGATGGTCTACCTGCTCGCCATGCCCGGCGGCTGGATGGCCGACCGCTTCTGGGGGCCGCGCAAGACGGTCGCCATCGGCGGCGGCGTGGTCATCCTGGGCCACATCACGCTCGCCGTGCCCAATTCCGCGACGTTCTTCGCGGGGCTCGTGCTCGTCGCGCTCGGTTCCGGCCTGCTGAAGGCCAACATCTCCACGATGGTCGGCCACCTCTACAAGGGCCCGGAGGATCCGCGCCGTGACGGCGGCTTCACGCTCTTCTACATCGGCATCAACATCGGCGCCTTCCTCGCCCCGCTGACCATCGGCACCGTCGGCGAGAACGTGAACTGGCACTTCGGCTTCGCGCTCGCCGCGATCGGCATGGCGCTGGGCCTCGCCCAGTTCATGCTCGGCACCCGCCACCTGAGCCCGGAGAGCGATGTCGTCTCCACCCCGGCGACGGAGCAGGAGAAGCGCTCCGTCCTGCGCAAGGGTCTGGTCTGGCTGATCGTCGCGGGCGTCTTCTACACCCTGCTCGCCGTCACCGGTAACTTCGCCGACTGGGCGCTGCTGCCGATCACCGTCGCCGGCCTGATCATCCCGGTCGCCGTGCTGGTGCGCATGAAGCGCGACAAGGAACTGACGACCACCGAGCAGTCCAAGCTGTCGGGCTACATCTGGTTCTTCGTGGTCGCCGCCGTCTTCTGGATGATCTACGACCAGAACGGCTCGACCCTGTCGATCTTCGGCGAGAACTCGACGACGAACACCCTGTTCGGCTTCGACTTCCCGACGTCCTGGTACCAGTCGCTGAACCCGGTCTTCATCATGGCGATCGCCCCCGTGGTCGCCTCGGGCTGGCTGTGGCTGAACAAGCGCGGCAAGGAGCCGAGCACCGCCGTCAAGTTCGCCTCCAGCCTCGTGCTGATCGGCATCTCGTTCGTGGTCTTCATGATCCCGCTGATCGACACCGCCGCCAACGGCGGCCGGGTCAGCCCGATGTGGCTGGTCGCGATCTACTTCATCCAGACGGTCGCCGAGCTCTGCCTCTCCCCGGTCGGCCTGTCGGTCACCACGAAGATGGCTCCGGCGAAGTACAGCTCCCAGATGATGGGTGTCTGGTTCCTCGCGGTCACCGCGGGCGACTCGGTGACCGGTCTGCTCACCTCCCCGCAGCTCGGCGTCGACCTGAACACCACGGGGGCGGTCGCCTTCGAGGCGGTCCTCGCGGTCATCGCCGGTGTCGGCATCTGGATGTACCGCAGGAAGGTCACCCAGCACATGAGCGACGCGGGCTGA
- a CDS encoding 5-(carboxyamino)imidazole ribonucleotide synthase has translation MTFPVVGMVGGGQLARMTHEAGIPLGIKFKLLSDTAQDSAAQVVSEVVVGDYRDLETLRAFARGCDVITFDHEHVPTEHLRALEADGIPVRPGPDALVHAQDKGVMRAKLTEIGAPCPRHRIVKDPADAAAFAEEAGGFPVILKTVRGGYDGKGVWVVRSEADAADPFRAGVPVLAEEKVDFVRELAANIVRSPHGQAVAYPVVESIQVDGVCDTVIAPAPELDERLAGEAQQLALRIAAELGVVGHLAVELFETRDGQILVNELAMRPHNSGHWTQDGAITSQFANHVRAVLDLPLGDPRPRATWTVMSNVLGGDFPDMYQAYLHCMARDPQLKIHMYGKDVKPGRKVGHVNTYGDDLADVRERARHAADYLRGTITE, from the coding sequence GTGACGTTCCCGGTAGTCGGCATGGTCGGTGGCGGTCAGCTCGCCCGTATGACCCACGAGGCGGGCATCCCCCTCGGCATCAAGTTCAAGCTCCTCAGTGACACCGCGCAGGACTCGGCGGCCCAGGTGGTGAGCGAAGTCGTCGTGGGCGACTATCGCGACCTGGAGACGCTGCGCGCCTTCGCGCGCGGCTGTGACGTGATCACCTTCGATCACGAGCACGTGCCCACCGAGCACCTGCGGGCCCTGGAGGCGGACGGCATCCCCGTGCGCCCCGGCCCCGACGCCCTGGTGCACGCCCAGGACAAGGGGGTGATGCGCGCGAAACTCACCGAGATCGGCGCGCCCTGCCCCCGCCACCGCATCGTGAAGGACCCGGCCGACGCCGCGGCCTTCGCCGAGGAGGCGGGCGGCTTCCCGGTCATCCTCAAGACCGTGCGCGGCGGCTACGACGGCAAGGGCGTCTGGGTGGTCCGCTCCGAGGCGGACGCGGCCGACCCCTTCCGGGCCGGTGTCCCGGTCCTCGCCGAGGAGAAGGTCGACTTCGTACGGGAGCTGGCGGCCAACATCGTCCGCTCGCCGCACGGCCAGGCCGTCGCCTACCCGGTCGTCGAGTCCATCCAGGTCGACGGCGTCTGCGACACGGTCATCGCCCCGGCCCCCGAGCTGGACGAGCGGCTCGCGGGCGAGGCACAGCAGCTCGCCCTGCGGATCGCGGCGGAGCTCGGTGTCGTCGGCCACCTGGCCGTCGAGCTCTTCGAGACCCGCGACGGGCAGATCCTCGTCAACGAACTGGCGATGCGCCCGCACAACTCCGGGCACTGGACCCAGGACGGCGCGATCACCTCGCAGTTCGCCAACCACGTCCGGGCCGTCCTGGACCTCCCGCTCGGCGACCCGCGCCCGCGCGCCACCTGGACGGTCATGTCCAACGTGCTGGGCGGCGACTTCCCGGACATGTACCAGGCCTACCTGCACTGCATGGCCCGCGACCCGCAGCTCAAGATCCACATGTACGGCAAGGACGTGAAGCCCGGCCGCAAGGTCGGCCACGTCAACACCTACGGCGACGATCTGGCGGACGTGCGCGAGCGCGCCCGGCACGCGGCCGACTACCTGCGAGGAACGATCACCGAATGA
- a CDS encoding response regulator transcription factor, with product MTRVLLAEDDASISEPLARALRREGYEVEVREDGPTALDAGLQGGIDLVVLDLGLPGMDGLEVARRLRAEGHTVPVLVLTARADEVDTVVGLDAGADDYVTKPFRLAELLARVRALLRRGATEPAPQPATHGVRIDVESHRAWMGDEELQLTAKEFDLLRVLVRDAGRVVTRDQLMREVWDTTWWSSTKTLDMHISWLRKKLGDDAANPRYIATVRGVGFRFEKS from the coding sequence ATGACCCGTGTACTGCTCGCCGAGGACGACGCATCCATCTCGGAGCCACTGGCTCGTGCCCTGCGTCGGGAGGGTTACGAGGTCGAGGTCCGCGAAGACGGTCCGACCGCGCTCGACGCCGGCCTCCAGGGCGGCATCGACCTGGTCGTGCTGGACCTGGGGCTGCCCGGGATGGACGGCCTCGAAGTCGCCCGCAGGCTCCGTGCCGAGGGCCACACCGTGCCGGTCCTGGTGCTGACCGCCCGCGCCGACGAGGTGGACACGGTCGTCGGCCTCGACGCCGGCGCCGACGACTACGTCACCAAGCCCTTCCGGCTGGCCGAGCTCCTGGCCCGGGTCCGGGCCCTGCTGCGCCGCGGCGCCACCGAGCCCGCCCCGCAGCCCGCCACCCACGGCGTCAGGATCGACGTCGAGTCGCACCGCGCCTGGATGGGCGACGAGGAACTCCAGCTCACCGCCAAGGAGTTCGACCTGCTGCGGGTCCTGGTCCGGGACGCCGGCCGGGTCGTCACCCGCGACCAGCTGATGCGCGAGGTCTGGGACACCACCTGGTGGTCCTCCACCAAGACCCTCGACATGCACATCTCCTGGCTCCGCAAGAAGCTCGGGGACGACGCCGCCAATCCCCGCTACATCGCCACGGTCCGGGGCGTCGGCTTCCGCTTCGAGAAGAGCTGA
- a CDS encoding dipeptidase, translating into MTDRLEHARELLAEYPVVDGHNDLPWALREQVGYDLAARDIATDQSAHLHTDIPRLRAGGVGAQFWSVYVRSDMAGDDAVAATLEQIDVVAELLERYPADLRRALTADDMETARAEGRIASLMGAEGGHSIHNSLGTLRALHTLGVRYMTLTHNDNIAWADSATDAPGVGGLSPFGHEVVREMNRTGMLVDLSHVAATTMRDALATSAAPVMFSHSSARAVCDHPRNIPDDVLAKLPANGGIAMATFVPKFVLPEAVAWTISADENMRAQGLHHLDTTERGMKVHAAFEAANPRPMATVATIADHLDHMREAAGIDHVGIGGDYDGTAFLPQGLQDVAGYPNLIAELLGRGWSASDLAKLTWQNAVRVLRAAEDVARDLRTRRGPSHATIEQLDAPEA; encoded by the coding sequence GTGACGGACCGGCTGGAGCACGCCCGGGAACTCCTCGCGGAGTACCCGGTCGTCGACGGGCACAACGACCTGCCGTGGGCGCTGCGCGAACAGGTCGGCTACGACCTGGCCGCCCGCGACATCGCCACCGACCAGTCGGCCCATCTGCACACCGACATCCCCCGGCTGCGTGCCGGGGGAGTCGGGGCCCAGTTCTGGTCCGTCTACGTACGGTCCGACATGGCGGGCGACGACGCCGTCGCCGCCACCCTGGAACAGATCGACGTGGTCGCCGAGCTGCTGGAGCGGTACCCCGCCGACCTGCGCCGCGCGCTGACGGCCGACGACATGGAGACGGCCCGCGCCGAGGGCCGGATCGCCTCCCTGATGGGGGCCGAGGGCGGCCACTCCATCCACAACTCGCTGGGCACCCTGCGCGCCCTGCACACCCTCGGTGTCCGCTACATGACGCTCACCCACAACGACAACATCGCGTGGGCGGACTCGGCGACGGACGCCCCGGGCGTCGGCGGACTCTCCCCGTTCGGCCACGAGGTCGTACGGGAGATGAACCGCACCGGCATGCTGGTGGACCTCTCGCACGTCGCTGCGACGACGATGCGCGACGCGCTCGCCACCTCCGCCGCACCGGTGATGTTCTCGCACTCCTCGGCGCGGGCGGTCTGCGACCATCCGCGCAACATCCCCGACGACGTCCTGGCCAAGCTCCCGGCCAACGGCGGCATCGCGATGGCGACCTTCGTGCCGAAGTTCGTGCTGCCGGAGGCCGTCGCCTGGACGATCTCCGCCGACGAGAACATGCGCGCCCAGGGACTGCACCACCTGGACACCACCGAGCGCGGGATGAAGGTCCACGCCGCGTTCGAGGCGGCGAACCCCCGCCCGATGGCGACGGTGGCCACCATCGCCGACCACCTCGACCACATGCGCGAGGCCGCCGGGATCGACCACGTAGGCATCGGCGGCGACTACGACGGCACCGCGTTCCTCCCGCAGGGCCTCCAGGACGTCGCGGGCTACCCGAACCTGATCGCGGAGCTGCTCGGCCGCGGCTGGTCCGCATCCGACCTGGCGAAGCTCACCTGGCAGAACGCCGTACGGGTGCTGCGCGCCGCCGAGGACGTGGCCCGGGACCTGCGGACCCGCCGCGGCCCCTCCCACGCGACGATCGAGCAGCTGGACGCCCCCGAGGCCTGA
- the purE gene encoding 5-(carboxyamino)imidazole ribonucleotide mutase: protein MTSPASTAPVVGIVMGSDSDWPVMEAAAKALDEFEIPYEVDVVSAHRMPREMIAYGENAAGRGLKAVIAGAGGAAHLPGMLASVTPLPVIGVPVPLKYLDGMDSLMSIVQMPAGIPVATVSIAGARNAGLLAVRILAAHDGELRTRMTEFLSDLNDQATEKGKRLRNKVGNPDSFGFGK, encoded by the coding sequence ATGACTTCCCCCGCCTCCACCGCGCCGGTCGTCGGCATCGTCATGGGCTCGGACTCCGACTGGCCCGTCATGGAAGCGGCGGCCAAGGCCCTCGACGAGTTCGAGATCCCCTACGAGGTCGACGTCGTCTCCGCCCACCGCATGCCGCGCGAGATGATCGCGTACGGCGAGAACGCCGCGGGCCGCGGCCTGAAGGCGGTCATCGCGGGTGCGGGCGGCGCCGCCCACCTGCCCGGCATGCTCGCCTCCGTCACCCCGCTGCCGGTCATCGGCGTGCCGGTCCCGCTGAAGTACCTGGACGGCATGGACAGCCTCATGTCCATCGTGCAGATGCCCGCCGGCATCCCGGTCGCCACCGTCTCCATCGCGGGCGCGCGCAACGCGGGCCTGCTGGCCGTCCGTATCCTCGCCGCACACGACGGCGAGCTGCGGACCCGCATGACGGAGTTCCTCTCGGACCTGAACGACCAGGCCACCGAGAAGGGCAAGCGGCTGCGCAACAAGGTCGGGAACCCCGACTCCTTCGGCTTCGGGAAGTAG
- a CDS encoding acyl-CoA dehydrogenase family protein, whose product MAGSTDFDLYRPAEEHDMLRETVRALAEAKIAPFAAAVDEEARFPQEALDALTAADLHAVHVPEEYGGAGADALATVIVIEEVARACVSSSLIPAVNKLGSLPVILSGSEDLKKKYLGPLAKGDAMFSYALSEPDAGSDAAGMKTKAVRDGDFWVLNGVKRWITNAGVSEYYTVMAVTDPTKRSKGISAFVVEKSDEGVSFGAPEKKLGIKGSPTREVYFDNVRIPADRMIGEEGTGFATAMKTLDHTRITIAAQALGVAQGALDYAKGYVQERKQFGKPIGDFQGVQFMLADMAMKLEAARQLTYSAAAKSERLDGDLTFFGAAAKCFASDVAMEVTTDAVQLLGGYGYTRDYPVERMMRDAKITQIYEGTNQVQRIVMARNLP is encoded by the coding sequence TTGGCGGGTTCGACCGATTTCGACCTGTACCGTCCGGCCGAGGAGCACGACATGCTCCGGGAGACGGTGCGTGCGCTCGCCGAGGCGAAGATCGCCCCGTTCGCCGCCGCGGTCGACGAGGAGGCCCGCTTCCCGCAGGAGGCGCTGGACGCCCTCACCGCCGCCGACCTGCACGCGGTCCACGTACCCGAGGAGTACGGCGGCGCCGGCGCCGACGCGCTCGCCACGGTCATCGTGATCGAGGAGGTGGCCCGCGCCTGCGTCTCCTCCTCCCTGATCCCCGCCGTGAACAAGCTCGGCTCGCTCCCGGTGATCCTCTCCGGCTCGGAGGACCTGAAGAAGAAGTACCTTGGCCCGCTCGCCAAGGGCGACGCGATGTTCTCGTACGCCCTCTCCGAGCCGGACGCGGGCTCCGACGCCGCCGGCATGAAGACGAAGGCCGTACGCGACGGCGACTTCTGGGTCCTCAACGGCGTGAAGCGCTGGATCACCAACGCGGGCGTCTCCGAGTACTACACGGTCATGGCGGTCACCGATCCGACCAAGCGCTCCAAGGGCATCTCGGCCTTCGTCGTCGAGAAGTCCGACGAGGGCGTCTCCTTCGGCGCCCCGGAGAAGAAGCTCGGCATCAAGGGCTCCCCGACCCGCGAGGTCTACTTCGACAACGTCCGTATCCCCGCCGACCGCATGATCGGCGAGGAGGGCACGGGCTTCGCCACCGCGATGAAGACCCTGGACCACACCCGCATCACGATCGCGGCCCAGGCACTCGGCGTCGCGCAGGGCGCCCTCGACTACGCCAAGGGCTACGTCCAGGAGCGCAAGCAGTTCGGCAAGCCGATCGGCGACTTCCAGGGCGTGCAGTTCATGCTCGCCGACATGGCCATGAAGCTGGAGGCGGCCCGCCAGCTCACCTACTCGGCCGCCGCCAAGTCCGAGCGCCTCGACGGCGACCTCACCTTCTTCGGTGCCGCGGCCAAGTGCTTCGCCTCCGACGTCGCGATGGAGGTCACCACGGACGCGGTCCAGCTGCTGGGCGGCTACGGCTACACGCGGGACTACCCCGTGGAGCGGATGATGCGCGACGCGAAGATCACCCAGATCTACGAGGGCACGAACCAGGTCCAGCGGATCGTGATGGCCCGCAACCTGCCGTAA
- a CDS encoding UDP-glucose/GDP-mannose dehydrogenase family protein, whose amino-acid sequence MALRITVIGTGYLGATHAAAMAELGFEVLGLDVVPEKIEMLSAGRVPMYEPGLEEILKKHVAGIEGATGRLRFTTSWEEVAEFGDVHFVCTNTPQKHGEYACDMSYVDSAFDSLAPLLTRPALVVGKSTVPVGSAARLAARLVELAPVGEGAELAWNPEFLREGFAVNDTLHPDRIVVGVESERAEKLLREVYAAPVAEGSPFVVTDFPTAELVKTSANSFLATKISFINAMAEVCEAADGDVVKLAEAIGHDERIGKKFLRAGIGFGGGCLPKDIRAFMARAGELGADQALTFLREVDSINMRRRGHMVELAREAVGGDSFLGKRVAVLGATFKPDSDDVRDSPALNVAGQIHLQGGQVTVFDPKGMDNARRLFPTLGYADTALDAVRGADVVLHLTEWREFRELDPEALGEVTGHRIILDGRNALDPAVWREAGWTYRAMGRPKA is encoded by the coding sequence ATGGCCCTCAGGATCACTGTGATCGGCACCGGCTATCTCGGCGCCACCCACGCCGCGGCCATGGCGGAACTGGGCTTCGAGGTCCTGGGGCTCGACGTCGTGCCCGAGAAGATCGAGATGCTGTCCGCCGGCCGGGTCCCGATGTACGAGCCGGGGCTCGAGGAGATCCTGAAGAAGCACGTCGCGGGCATCGAGGGCGCCACCGGGCGGCTGCGCTTCACCACCTCGTGGGAAGAGGTCGCCGAATTCGGCGATGTGCATTTCGTCTGCACCAATACGCCGCAGAAGCACGGCGAGTACGCCTGCGACATGAGCTACGTCGACAGCGCCTTCGACTCGCTGGCCCCCCTGCTGACCAGGCCCGCCCTCGTCGTCGGCAAGTCAACCGTGCCGGTCGGCTCCGCGGCCCGGCTCGCGGCCCGGCTCGTCGAGCTCGCCCCCGTGGGCGAGGGCGCCGAGCTGGCCTGGAACCCGGAGTTCCTCCGCGAGGGCTTCGCCGTCAACGACACCCTGCACCCCGACCGGATCGTGGTCGGCGTGGAGAGCGAGCGGGCCGAGAAGCTGCTGCGCGAGGTGTACGCCGCGCCGGTCGCGGAGGGGTCACCGTTCGTGGTGACGGACTTCCCGACCGCCGAGCTGGTGAAGACCTCCGCCAACTCCTTCCTCGCCACCAAGATCTCGTTCATCAACGCCATGGCGGAGGTCTGCGAGGCCGCCGACGGAGACGTGGTGAAGCTGGCCGAGGCGATCGGCCACGACGAACGCATCGGGAAGAAGTTCCTGCGCGCCGGCATCGGCTTCGGCGGCGGCTGCCTCCCCAAGGACATCCGCGCCTTCATGGCGCGCGCCGGTGAGCTGGGCGCCGACCAGGCGCTGACCTTCCTCCGCGAGGTCGACTCCATCAACATGCGCCGCCGCGGCCACATGGTCGAGCTGGCCCGGGAGGCCGTCGGCGGCGACTCGTTCCTCGGCAAGCGCGTGGCCGTGCTCGGCGCGACGTTCAAGCCGGACTCGGACGACGTACGGGACTCGCCGGCGCTGAACGTCGCCGGACAGATCCACCTCCAGGGCGGCCAGGTCACGGTCTTCGACCCGAAGGGCATGGACAACGCACGGCGGCTCTTCCCCACCCTCGGCTACGCCGACACCGCCCTGGACGCCGTGCGCGGCGCGGATGTCGTGCTGCACCTCACCGAGTGGCGCGAGTTCCGCGAGCTGGACCCGGAGGCGCTGGGCGAGGTCACCGGCCACCGCATCATCCTCGACGGGCGCAACGCCCTGGACCCGGCCGTGTGGCGCGAGGCCGGCTGGACCTACCGGGCGATGGGACGGCCGAAGGCCTGA
- a CDS encoding VOC family protein, which translates to MAIATLGAVVLDCPDPLALAGFYAGLLGGKVTVMEDNDDRWVDLTGDFGTPLAFQAAPGFVPPRWPSADGSQQSHLDLKVPDLDAAEREALALGATVLDAADRERTFRVYADPAGHPFCLCAC; encoded by the coding sequence ATGGCCATCGCCACACTGGGTGCCGTCGTCCTGGACTGTCCGGACCCCCTGGCCCTCGCCGGCTTCTACGCCGGGCTGCTGGGCGGCAAGGTCACCGTGATGGAGGACAACGACGACAGGTGGGTCGACCTCACCGGCGACTTCGGCACGCCGCTGGCCTTCCAGGCCGCGCCCGGCTTCGTACCGCCGCGGTGGCCGAGTGCGGACGGCTCGCAGCAGTCGCACCTCGACCTGAAGGTGCCGGATCTGGACGCTGCGGAGCGGGAGGCGCTGGCGCTGGGTGCGACGGTGCTCGACGCGGCGGACCGGGAGCGGACGTTCCGGGTGTACGCCGATCCGGCCGGGCACCCGTTCTGTCTCTGCGCCTGCTGA
- a CDS encoding ATP-binding protein has product MRRRLINSTLAVVLVVIAVFGVSLVIVETRTISSSAQESVDSEALRLISVIESRLLGAERINPGVLAEQIDDKRYALVKMPGRAPIEVGDRPGGSVISATEEGEHGEKVTVEESRSAVTREVGRTLMIIGAVALLAIVSAVLLAVRQANKLASPLTDLAETAERLGSGDPRPRHKRYGVPELDRVADVLDSSAERIARMLTAERRLAADASHQLRTPLTALSMRIEEISVTDDPETVKEEANIALTQVERLTDVVQRLLTNARDPRTGSAVVFDLDEIVKQQIEEWRPAYRSEGRAIVCSGKHGLSAVGTPGAVAQVLAALIENSLMHGGGTVALRTRVTGNQAVIEVTDEGPGVPADLGARIFERTISGRNSTGIGLAVARDLAEADGGRLELLQQQPPVFALFLSSQVAQNRKEPERPVR; this is encoded by the coding sequence ATGCGCCGAAGACTGATCAACTCCACCCTCGCCGTGGTGCTCGTGGTGATCGCCGTCTTCGGCGTCTCCCTCGTCATCGTGGAGACCCGCACCATCAGCAGCAGCGCCCAGGAGAGCGTCGACTCCGAGGCGCTGCGGCTGATCAGTGTCATCGAGAGCCGCCTCCTGGGTGCCGAGCGGATCAACCCCGGAGTGCTGGCCGAACAGATCGACGACAAGCGCTACGCCCTGGTCAAGATGCCCGGCCGCGCCCCCATCGAGGTCGGCGACCGCCCGGGCGGCAGTGTGATCAGCGCCACGGAGGAGGGCGAGCACGGCGAGAAGGTCACCGTCGAGGAGTCCCGCTCCGCCGTCACCCGTGAGGTCGGCCGCACCCTGATGATCATCGGCGCGGTGGCGCTGCTGGCCATCGTCTCCGCCGTGCTCCTCGCCGTACGCCAGGCCAACAAGCTGGCCTCCCCGCTCACCGACCTCGCCGAGACCGCGGAACGCCTGGGCTCGGGCGACCCGCGCCCGCGCCACAAGCGGTACGGGGTGCCGGAGCTGGACCGGGTCGCCGACGTCCTGGACTCCTCCGCCGAACGGATCGCCCGGATGCTGACCGCGGAGCGCCGGCTCGCCGCCGACGCCTCCCACCAGCTCCGTACGCCGCTCACCGCCCTCTCCATGCGCATCGAGGAGATCTCGGTGACCGACGACCCGGAGACGGTGAAGGAGGAGGCGAACATCGCCCTCACCCAGGTCGAGCGCCTCACGGACGTGGTCCAGCGGCTGCTGACCAACGCCCGGGACCCGCGGACCGGCTCCGCCGTCGTCTTCGACCTCGACGAGATCGTCAAGCAGCAGATCGAGGAGTGGCGCCCGGCCTACCGGAGCGAGGGACGGGCCATCGTCTGCTCCGGCAAGCACGGACTGAGCGCCGTCGGCACGCCCGGCGCGGTCGCGCAGGTGCTGGCCGCGCTGATCGAGAACTCACTCATGCACGGCGGCGGCACGGTCGCGCTGCGCACCCGGGTCACCGGGAACCAGGCGGTCATCGAGGTGACGGACGAGGGCCCCGGGGTCCCCGCGGACCTGGGCGCGCGGATCTTCGAGCGGACCATCAGCGGCCGCAACTCGACGGGCATCGGCCTCGCGGTCGCCCGCGACCTGGCGGAGGCGGACGGCGGCCGCCTCGAACTGCTCCAGCAGCAGCCGCCGGTCTTCGCGCTGTTCCTCAGCAGCCAGGTGGCCCAGAACAGAAAAGAACCGGAACGCCCGGTGAGGTGA
- a CDS encoding GtrA family protein, translated as MSERGALRARLDLLAREVAKFGVVGAIGLVVNIAVSNLLWRYTDIPTVRAGLLATFVAILCNYVGFRYWTYRDRDKSGRTRELTLFLLFSAVGAVIETGVLYAATYGFGWNSPVQSNVFKIIGIGIATLFRFWSYRTWVFRALPDKEPVLSPDDFVQQGRGTTVPAPAVRVEAADPARR; from the coding sequence ATGAGCGAACGGGGCGCACTGCGGGCCCGGCTGGATCTGCTGGCCCGGGAGGTCGCCAAGTTCGGCGTCGTCGGCGCGATCGGCCTGGTCGTCAATATCGCCGTATCCAACCTGCTGTGGCGGTACACGGACATTCCGACGGTGCGGGCGGGTCTGCTGGCGACGTTCGTCGCGATCCTCTGCAACTACGTCGGCTTCCGCTACTGGACGTACCGGGACCGCGACAAGAGCGGCCGGACCCGGGAGCTGACGCTGTTCCTGCTGTTCAGCGCGGTGGGTGCGGTCATCGAGACCGGTGTGCTGTACGCGGCGACCTACGGCTTCGGCTGGAACAGCCCGGTGCAGAGCAATGTCTTCAAGATCATCGGCATCGGCATCGCGACGCTGTTCCGCTTCTGGTCCTACCGGACGTGGGTCTTCCGGGCGCTGCCTGACAAAGAGCCGGTGCTGAGCCCGGACGACTTCGTGCAGCAGGGGCGGGGCACGACCGTTCCCGCGCCCGCGGTCCGAGTCGAGGCCGCCGATCCGGCCCGGCGCTAG